The proteins below are encoded in one region of Chelonia mydas isolate rCheMyd1 chromosome 11, rCheMyd1.pri.v2, whole genome shotgun sequence:
- the TNFAIP6 gene encoding tumor necrosis factor-inducible gene 6 protein has translation METVLFKIRLPDAPTEFRQLLAEVTLTASTESIYNLIAQTEEMIVLIFFFVLLWNEAQSWGFKNGVLHNSIWLERAAGVYHREARAGKYQLTYAEAKAVCEYEGGQLATYQQLEAARKIGFHVCAAGWMAKGRVGYPIVKAGSSCGFGKTGIVDYGIRLNRSERWDVYCYNPHAKECGGIFTDAKHIFKSPGYPNEYENKLICYWHIRLKYGQRIHLQFLDFDVEDDTACMADFLEVYDSYDDITGFVGRYCGDELPDDIISTGNLMTLKFLSDASVTAGGFQIKYVAVDPPSKPNDEKNATSQGNTNFLSGKFGIM, from the exons ATGGAAACCGTACTATTTAAGATCAGGTTACCAGATGCTCCAACAGAATTTAGGCAGCTGCTAGCAGAGGTTACCCTGACTGCTTCAACAGAGAGCATTTACAATCTAATAGCTCAGACAGAAGAGATGATCgtgttaattttcttctttgtcttGTTGTGGAACGAGGCTCAAAGTTGGGGATTCAAGAATGGAGTACTGCATAACTCTATTTGGTTAG AGCGAGCAGCTGGAGTGTACCACAGGGAGGCGCGGGCTGGAAAATATCAGCTCACCTATGCGGAAGCTAAAGCAGTGTGTGAATATGAAGGAGGACAACTAGCCACATAccagcagctggaggcagcaAGAAAAATAG GTTTCCATGTGTGTGCTGCTGGTTGGATGGCTAAGGGCAGAGTCGGTTATCCCATAGTGAAAGCTGGATCCAGCTGTGGCTTTGGAAAGACCGGCATTGTTGACTATGGGATTCGCCTCAACAGAAGTGAGAGATGGGATGTCTATTGCTACAACCCCCATG cAAAAGAATGTGGTGGAATCTTCACAGACGCAAAGCACATCTTTAAGTCACCAGGCTACCCAAACGAGTATGAAAATAAACTAATATGCTACTGGCACATTAGACTAAAGTACGGACAACGGATTCATCTACAGTTCCTGGATTTTGATGTTGAAGATGACACTGCTTGCATGGCTGATTTCTTAGAAGTCTATGACAGCTATGACGATATCACTGGCTTTGTGGGCAG GTACTGTGGAGATGAACTTCCAGATGATATCATCAGCACAG GAAATCTCATGACCTTAAAGTTTTTGTCAGATGCCTCAGTGACAGCAGGTGGTTTTCAAATTAAATACGTTGCCGTAGACCCACCTTCAAAACCTAATGATGAGAAAAATGCAACTTCCCAAGGAAACACAAACTTCTTGTCTGGAAAATTTGGCATTATGTGA